Genomic window (Salvelinus namaycush isolate Seneca chromosome 10, SaNama_1.0, whole genome shotgun sequence):
ttgcatggagccccaggctgagggagattgacagttcttttgtgtttcttccatttgcgaataatcgcagaaactgttgtcaccttctcaccaagctgcttggcgatggtcttgtagcccattccagccttgtgtaggtctacaatcttgtccctgacatccttggagagctctttggtcttggccatggtggagagtttggaatctgattgattgattgcttctgtggacaggtgtcttttatacaggtaacaaactgagattaggagcactccctttaagagtgtgctcctaatctcagctcgttacctgtatgaaagacacctgggagccagaaatctttctgattgagaggggctcaaatacttatttccctcattaaaatgcaaatcaatttataaaatttttgacatgcgtttttctggatatttttgttgttattctgtctctcactgttcaaataaacctaccattaaaattatagactgatcatttctttgtcagtgggtaaacgtacaaaatcagcaggggatcaaatacttttttccctcactataggtgtctggttagactgtaaactctccttccagactcacattaaacatgtccaatccaaaattaaatatagaatcggcttcctattccgcaacaaagcatccttcactcatgctgccaaacataccctcgtaaaactgaccatcctaccgatcctcgacttcggcgatgtcatttacaaaatagcctccaacaccctactcaacaaattggatgcagtttatcacagtgccatctgttttgtcaccaaagccccatacactacccaccactgtgacctgtatgctctcgttggctggccctcgcttcatactcgtcgccaaacccactggctccaggtcatctacaagtctctgctaggtaaagcccgccttatctcagcttgctggtcaccatagcagcacccacacgtagcacgcgctccagcaggtatatctcactggtcacccccaaagccaattcttcctttggctgcctctccttccagttctctgctgccaatgactggaaacgaactgcaaaaatccctgaagctggagactcttacctccctcactagctttaagcaccagctgtcagagcagctcacagatcactgcacctgtacatagctcatctgtaaatagcccatccaatctacctcatccccatactgtatttatttatattgctcctttgcatcccagtatctcaacttgcacattcatcctctgcacatcctaccattccagtgtttaattgctatattgtaattactttgccaccatggcctatttattgccttacctctcttatcctacctcatttgcacatgctgtatatagattttcctactgtattattgattgtatgtttgtttattccatgtgtaactctgtgttgttgtatgtgtagaaattctttgctttatcttggccaggtcgcagttgcaaatgagatgaacttgttctcaactagcttacctggttaaataaaggtgaaataaaataaacaaataaaggtgctgacctgttgctgacctgttgcaccctctacaaccactgtgatatattcttatctgaccctgctggtcatctatgaacatttgaacatcttggccatgttctgttataatctccaccaggcacagccagaagaggactggccacccctcatagcctggttcctctctaggtttcttcctaggttccggccattctatagggagtttttcctagccaccgtgcttctacacctccattgcttgctgtttggggttttaggctgggtttctgtacagcactttgagatatcagctgatgtaagaagggctttataaatacatttgattgattgagtttgtgacacacacacacacacacacacacgctgagatGTCCTGAGTCAATAACAACCCCTTTGttaaggcaagcctaaataagtcacataataagttgcaaggACTCACTCAGCGTGCAATAAcaatgtttaacatgatttgtttcatgactacctcatctctgcacccatacaattatatgtaaggtccctcagttgagcaatgaatttcaaacacagattcaaacacaaagaccagggaggttttccaatgccttgcaaagaagaaCTCCTATTGGTAAATGGACACCATTttttaaaaagcagacactgaacatccctttgagcatggtgaagttattaattaaactttggatgatgtatcaacatacccagtcactgcaaagatacagccgtccttcctaactcatttaccggagaggaaggaaaccgctcagggaggccaatggggactttaaaacagttacagagtgatatgagaaaactgaggatggatcaacaacatcacATTAcacctacatttaaaatgtgtctACCGTGTCCACAGTTGGTTTGATTTGACGATTGGGTGTTGAGGGAACACTTGTCACATTGTTTATCATAACACAAACCCCACCTTGGACAATGTGTTTTCTGTCCAAATAAAGATGCTGATACGGCCCTACATACCACTGACCAAATGTCCCTTTGTTTAACAGTCCAACAGGAGTGCATCCCTCAGATCATCCGGTGCATGGACATCTTGTGCCAACATGATCTGAGCGAGAGTGCCCAGTGGACTGTGCCTGTGGACAGACAGCTCAGTAACACATTAAAAAAAAGATAGATGCATCTACAAATTCAATATTTTTTACTTTGTCCCCTTTTCTCCATGTTTTAGACATCAGGCGTGACATGTGGAACGTCAGACTCACCCCACGAGAAGCAGTGCATGATCAACGCCACCCTCCGTGATCTGCTGGAAGTGATGTCATCTCTCTCATTCTGGGGGTAAGACATCATTTACACATCACCGATATAAATTCTCACTGTGCCCATGATAAAATACAATGTGAATTGTATTGTACTACTGAATGAAACTGTGAGGAGATGCACTCAGACCAGCCTTTGTGATTGAACTTACTTTAACTACATTACTTTAGTTGGCTGCTTTTTCAActtcatttgtcacatgcaccgaatacaagtgtagaccttactgtgaaatgcttacttaaaagcccttaaccaacagtgcagttcaagaagagttaaaaaaagatttaccaaataaacaaaaaaataaaataattaaaagtaacacaataacgaggctatatacagggggtagtgtgcgggggtacaggttacaggtaatttgtacatgtacatttgaagtcggaagtttacatacacctgtgtaactgagtcaggtttttaggcctccttgctcgcacacgctttttcagttctgtccacacattttctataggattgaggtcagggctttgtgatggccactccaataccttgactttgttgtccttaagcccttttgccacaactttggaagtatgcttcgggtcattgtccatttggaagacccatttgcgaccaagctttaacttcctgactgatgtcttgagatgttgcttcaatatattcacataattttccgtcctcatgatgtcatctattttgtgaagtgcaccagtccctcctgcagcaatgcacccccacagcatgatgctgccacccaatgcttcacggttgggatggtgttcttcggcttgcaagtctccccctttttcctccaaacataacgatggttattatgttcaaacagttctattttggtttcatcagaccagaggacatttcgccaaaaagtacaatctttgtccccatgtgcagttgaaaactgtagtctggcttttttaatggtggttttggagtagtggcttcttccttgctgagcggcctttcaggttatgttgatttaggactcgttttactgtggatatagatacttttgtacctgtttcctccagcatcttcacaaggtcctttgctgttgttctgggattgatttgcactttttgcaccaaagtacgttcatctctaggagacagaacgcgtctccttgctgagcggtatgacggctgcgtggtcccgtggtgtttatacttgcgtactattgtttgtacagatgaacgtggtaccttcaggcatttggaaattgctcccaaggatgaaccagacttgtggaggtctacaaattttttttctgaggtcttggctgatttcttttgattttcccatgatgtcaagcaaagaggcactgagtttgaaggtagggcttgaaatacatccacaggtacacctccaattgactcaaattatgtcaattagcctatcagaagcttctaaagccatgacataattttctggaatattccaagctgtcaacttagtgtatgtaatcttctgacccactggaattgtggtacagtgaattataagtgaaataatctgtctgtaaacaattgttgggaaaattacttgtgtcatgcacaaagtagatgtcctaaacgacttgccaaaactatagtttgttcacaagaagtgtgtggagtggtttaaaaacaagttttaatgactccaacctaagtgtatgtaaacttccgatttcaactgtaggtaggggtaaagtgaatatgcatagataataaacagcaagtagcagcagtgtacaaaaaaattgaggggggggggggtcaatgtaaatagtccggtggccatttgattaattgttcagcagtcttatggtttgggggtagaagctgttaaggagtcttttggtaatagacttggcgctccggtacaacttgccgtgcggtagcagagaaaacagtctgtgacttgggtgactggagtctctgacaatttcatgggctttcctctgacaccgcttattatataggtcctggattgcaggaagcttggccccagtgatgtactgggctgtacgcactaccctctgtagcaccttacggtcagatgccgagttgttgccataccaggtggtgatgcaaccggtcaggatactctcaatggtgcagctgtagaactttttgaggatctggggacccatgccaaatcttttcagtctcccgaggagGAGTCTCCTCATGCCTCATTGTTTGATGTTGTTTCCCAATCAACAGTCTGGATCTTTCTTCTGCCATGGTGGATGAGCTACCTGTCCTGGTAAATACAGGGCCATTTCTCTTTCCCACTGGGTTTCCGGTCCGAAAGGCAAAGTTACTTTTAATAGCTAGCTAAGTTGATTACTAAAATGGTAACATCTATATTAAAATACCATAACCCCAAAAACTTAACTATACTAACGGTAAAATAGACTAGGTTTTGGTCTATCTGCACATTTCTGCTGGGATGGAAGAATTATCTGGAATGTTCAACTAGATGATCAGGACAGTCTAGGGTACTATTTGCCTGAAAAGGTGAAGTATTGCGATGAGCTATAGGACTGTACTTCTGATTCTAATTCTCAAGAGGACAGTTAAAACCCTCAGTCGTGAGGTCACTGAGGAGGACCAACAGTGATAGGGGGATCGTCTGAAAGGGATAGAATATAAGGATTTTGGGCACTGGCCAGCAGACCACGATTTATACTAGCCCAGGTAACATTCAGGTCCTAAATCTGTGGCATGTGATGTTTGGCAAAATGTCATTGCTGTGTCAGGCTAGCTCCAGTGATGCCTCTTTTACAGAGGTCGTGAAACGATAAAATGCATGTGTGCTTATCTGAGTAGTGGTTACCATTCTTGCTTCTGATCGCCAGAGAGACCTAAGGTTTGCTATTTAGTAACAAAGGCCAGGGTAtttcacaataaatacacaatatCAATTATAAAAATGCTATAATATCTACTTGCTAGGTTACTTGTTACTTGTCTATGAAAGTTTGCATGGAACAATGTGGACATTTTTCCCCCACCCTGCTCTTGAGTGATGACGTCAAAACTTGCAACAGGATGTATAGTTCTGTATGATAGCAACATTAGaggctaattagcatttcattttgagGTTAATtacaggtgaatatattgatTAAAGTGACTTTGTCGCGAGAGAGATTTGCgcagttatcaaaacgtcacgccagggtaagcctaaaCCAAACACAGACCTTATATGAAGTAGCTCTAAATTCCCCTAtggaaaaaaaaaaatggcggaaaaACGATTGGAATCATGTTCGGTTtttaccgctaggttttatgggtattacaactcatactgtggtactcaatACCGTAAGCTTATGTTAGAAACCAGATAAAATAGGCACAGGAATAAATCTAAAATACAAATTCAAATatgaaaaatatgtatttttccaattcagtttcatACTCGTGACCCCCTAGAACTTTATCCACTGTGCTTCAAATCATAACGTCAGGGATCTTCAGGTtgaaaagtcggagctctagagagaggcccgagttcccgagttggaactatgagttggatgaccgttcaaatcgCCCCCCCTGAACGCACTGTAGTCTGAGATGTTTTTCTTTTAATATTAAGCTAATATGATGATACATAGGCCTGTAGCCTAAACATTACAACAATATTATTACGGGAATAAAATGGAATTGGACATGAATTATATTAGAatcgctcttcctctctgattgtagAAATGTCTGCTAAGGTCTATTCTAAACGATTCACTTCTGCAATATATTTATCTTGAAAAAAAAGACTGCTTAATCTAAAAATGGTCCGCACCCACAGGTGGCGCTACATAGATTTCACTTGTGTTTAACTTATGAAAAACCCTCATTACCCAACATCCACCACTAAGCTTTCCTTCCGGTTTGTGCGCCATTAAAGAAAGCAGGTAAGAATTTGATGAAGAATTTATGTCATCTAAAATCCTTATAAAATCTTTGACATCCTTCCTTTTATACTAATTTGAATAAAACCAACACAAGGTATACTTATTGCTTAAAGGATGCTTGCAATATTGCCGTGATAAATAGACGATTTTCACGGTAAACATCAACCTAAAGTTGCTGCGCTTACATGGCCTCTTTCTCTACACACATGAGAATCACATCGGCTTGTTATTGCTGGAGCTTCGTAACGAGATGCTTTTTACAATGACTATAGATAATATGCATGTCCTTAACCATTTTCTGCTTTAATGAAAACCCATGTACTTTTATCGTCAGTAAGAGTAATTGGCTAGTTGCCTacgtttgctagctaacattgctCACGGTATTAGGCTAGCCAGCATTCTGTCATAACCATTTTTGGCTACCTTGCTGAATCAATAGTCCTAACGTTAACACCTGGAGTAGTCTATTACATGACTGGAGTGTGGCTAGTTAAATATACATTGCAGATGACGATACAATGATAGCGTTGTAGGAAATAAccagtaacgttagctagatggTTATCTTGCCAAGGCCCAACGGTAACAGTTAACGTTCAAATAaaattaaatgttattggtcgcatacacacgTAACAATTATtgctggtgtagcgaaatgcttgtgttcctagctccaactgtGCAGTAATATCACCTTTTATTTGTtgcatgcgccgaatacaacagatgtagactttagtggggcggcaggtagcctagtggttagagcgttggaccagtaaccgaaaggttacaagattgaatctccgagctgacgaggtaaaaatctgtcgttctgcccctgaacaaggctgttcctaggctgtcattgaaaataatttgttcttaactgacttatctAGTTCAATAAAACacttaacaaaaaaaaaactaaatatctAAACGTACACAttttaaaagtaaaataatggaattaagaaatattaggatgagcaatgccTGGGCCTGTGTTTcacaagctgaaataaaagattcccgAAACTTTCcatacacaaaaagcttatttatctcaaattAGTGAGCACTtctcatccacctgacaggtgtggcatatcaagaagctgattaacagcatgatcattacacagatgccccttgtgctggggacaataaaaggccactctaaaatgtgcagttttgttgcggtacttttttttttttgaccaacatctgtattcccagtcatgtaaaatccataaattagggcctaatgaatttatttcaattgactgatttcctcataggCCCTAACTCagcaaaatcattgaaattgttggggacagaacaacagatttttaccttgtcagctcagggatttcatctagcaaccttttggttactggcacaatgctctaaccactaggctacctgccacctctaagGTGCAGGAATGATTAAACAGTTGGTAGCTGGCTACGGGCAGGGTACCGGCTAGCGATGGTAATTTTAACAGCCCGATGGccatgagatagaagctgtttttcattctCTGTCCCAGGTTTGATGCACTCGCACTGACACTAATGTAAGTTAGTTGGTCAGCAACTAGCTAGCCAGTTAGTCTCATGCTTTGAATTACATGTAACTAAACtcatattttttctctctctacagACATGGCTATCAGGTATCCTATGGCCGTGGGGCTTAGCAAAGGCCACCCCGTAACCAAGAATGTGACCGCACCCAAACACGCCCGTAGACGAGGGGTGAGTTAATCTGAATGGATAGAAACATGACAACCATCACAGATAGTGTGGTGTTGGTAGAGCCTATGTCCTCAGGAAAAGGGTCTAGACTCTGGTCCCTTTGCCAAAGGAGGTTGTTTTTGCTTGTCCTAGAATTGCTGGGCCAAGCCCCGCTCTGGCTCTGATTTATAGTTTGGGTTCTATTCCCATAGCTGCCACAACTGTAGTGATTGAAAGTGGTCAGGCTTTGCCCCTCACCCCCTTCCTCCCTGCTATTATCAGATAATGGGTCAACAATTTAACTTGAGCATAGGCAGCACTTACTGGTCCAATAAACTGTTACAAAAGCAGGATAAGTTACAGTGCAGCTTGTTCCGTGCTGTTCTGTCGTTCCCCCTGCACACATCAACTAGTTTCCTACtatccctgtctgtctgcatcccaCGGCTGACAGGGACGCTTGGTCtcagacacttttttaataaatAGTAGCTATTTGAATAAAAGGCTTATCTCATGGTAAACAATCTACTTTTCCACGGTGACTTTAGAACTGGTTGTTTGACCAACTGTTGCtgatttgtttttgtatttcagcGTCTGACCAAGCACAGCAAGTTTGTGCGTGACATGATCCGTGAGGTGTGCGGCTTCGCCCCTTACGAGAGGCGCGCCATGGAGTTGCTGAAGGTGTCCAAGGATAAGCGCGCCCTCAAGTTCATCAAGAAGAGGGTATGTAACTCCCCTGCTACCAACCTGGCTGTGGGTGTATTGGTGGTAGCATGAAGGCATTTGCTCATGTCAGATGGTTTGTTTCTGAAGCTGCTTTCTTGTGTATCAAAAACTGTGTGGGGGAAAAAAAgggctttttttcttcttctccaaaCCTGAACAGATTTTGTAGTACCCACATAATGTTGAAAGTTACCATCTGTTGGGGTTTGTGGAAATGTCCTGCAGCATATATTGAAAGATTCATCAACTATTGGATCAGTCCTGTAGTTTTGTCCAATCAGTTAATTCTCAAGACAAGTTTTACTTGTCCCTATACTTGTCCCTGACTTATCTGTCCCAGAGACATGCTTTAGTGTTGATGTCCTCCTGAGTCTGGTAGTTCACCTGCATCATTGTTAGGTTTTCCCTCTTTACGTTGTAATGTACCCTTTGGGTTTTCTCCCCAGATTGGAACTCACATCCGCgccaagagaaagagggaggagctCAGCAACGTCCTGGCTGCCATGAGGAAGGCTGCTGCCAAGAAGGATTAAAGCTGTTCTTGCAAATAAAAAATTTGTATTTCCAAAACATTTGTCAACTCCTTCATCGTTTCTCATTTCAGAATGAAGTGGTACTGTACTTAAATCTGCAGAGACCCATTTATACTTGATCAGAAATATGCATTGTAAGCTGCATGTATTTTAATAGAATAGATCCTGTAGgctacatgtacactgctcaaaaaaataaagggaacacttaaacaacacaatgtaactccaagt
Coding sequences:
- the rpl36 gene encoding 60S ribosomal protein L36 — translated: MAIRYPMAVGLSKGHPVTKNVTAPKHARRRGRLTKHSKFVRDMIREVCGFAPYERRAMELLKVSKDKRALKFIKKRIGTHIRAKRKREELSNVLAAMRKAAAKKD